A region from the Salidesulfovibrio onnuriiensis genome encodes:
- the hypF gene encoding carbamoyltransferase HypF, giving the protein MARQIRRRFIITGQVQGVGFRPFVFRIATENQVSGSVRNSPEGVVIEVQADQDAVECFTADLATKLPPLARIVTLDTEGIPPVEGETGFEILKSTGGHGHSVLISPDVATCADCLADMRDPENPRFRYPFTNCTNCGPRYTITRSIPYDRPGTSMGCFPLCPSCQREYEDPLDRRFHAQPNACPECGPEVWLTNGAGEELARGDKALRRLAAALAEGRIAAIKGLGGFHLACDAANEEAVRELRRRKNRPDKPLAVMVPDMDAARKLAEIMPEEEEWLTGIHRPIVLASKAALPPIAPSIAPDTNFVGVMLPYTPLHHVLFEYYAALCQDRLPALVMTSGNFSSEPICLGNREALKRLPDIADIFLLHNRDILIRCDDSVLRMNPCTGSPIFLRRARGFTPSPVFLPESGPTVLGTGPELKCTMTLTKGDQAFPSQHIGTMANLEVYGFYREILSHLESILQVKPELVVHDLHPDYMTTTLAGEIATERNVPRRALQHHYAHIHAVLAENRHLGPAIGLALDGTGYGEDGTIWGGECLWVDNETLEHQRLARFAHIRLPGGETAVREPWRLAQAALWELGVREPGTYPWPWLENFETPSRLLPQLLEKNINAPLTSSCGRLFDAVAGLLGLAETISYEGQAAILLEKIQDMSEHGAYPCPLTTDDEPAVLDTLQLVAGALEDLERGVDKGVIARRFHLGLINGLAEMAAAFSEVLGTGHIALSGGVMQNLTIASELPMALELCGLQVLQHTVVPPNDACISLGQAAWGQRLLALEKV; this is encoded by the coding sequence ATGGCTCGACAAATCCGGCGCAGGTTCATCATCACGGGACAGGTTCAGGGCGTGGGTTTCCGCCCCTTTGTCTTCCGCATCGCCACGGAAAACCAGGTCTCGGGCTCGGTCAGGAACTCGCCCGAGGGCGTGGTCATCGAGGTGCAGGCGGATCAAGACGCCGTGGAATGCTTCACCGCGGACCTGGCAACCAAGCTGCCGCCCCTGGCGCGCATCGTGACCCTGGACACCGAGGGCATTCCCCCGGTGGAGGGCGAGACCGGATTCGAGATCCTCAAGAGCACGGGCGGCCACGGCCACAGCGTGCTCATCAGCCCGGACGTGGCCACCTGCGCGGACTGCCTGGCCGACATGCGCGACCCGGAGAACCCGCGCTTTCGCTACCCGTTCACCAACTGCACCAACTGCGGACCGCGCTATACCATCACCCGCTCCATCCCCTATGACCGGCCCGGCACCTCCATGGGCTGCTTTCCGCTCTGCCCGAGCTGCCAGCGGGAATACGAGGACCCGCTGGACCGGCGTTTCCATGCCCAGCCCAATGCCTGCCCCGAGTGCGGGCCCGAGGTCTGGCTCACGAACGGCGCTGGCGAGGAGCTGGCGCGCGGGGACAAGGCCCTGCGGCGGCTGGCCGCCGCCCTGGCCGAAGGCAGGATCGCCGCCATCAAGGGGCTGGGCGGGTTCCACCTGGCCTGCGACGCCGCCAACGAGGAGGCCGTGCGTGAACTGCGACGCCGCAAGAACCGGCCGGACAAGCCCCTGGCGGTCATGGTGCCGGACATGGACGCAGCCCGGAAGCTGGCCGAAATCATGCCCGAGGAAGAGGAGTGGCTCACGGGCATCCACCGGCCCATCGTGCTGGCGTCCAAGGCGGCCCTGCCGCCCATTGCCCCGTCAATTGCGCCGGATACGAATTTCGTCGGCGTCATGCTGCCCTATACGCCGCTGCACCACGTGCTCTTCGAATACTACGCGGCCCTGTGCCAGGATCGGCTGCCCGCCCTGGTCATGACCTCGGGCAACTTCAGTTCCGAACCCATCTGCCTAGGCAACCGCGAGGCCCTGAAACGGCTGCCGGACATCGCGGACATCTTCCTGCTGCACAACCGCGACATCCTGATCCGCTGCGACGACTCGGTGCTGCGCATGAATCCGTGCACGGGCAGCCCCATCTTCCTGCGCCGGGCGCGCGGCTTCACCCCGTCCCCGGTCTTCCTGCCCGAATCCGGCCCCACGGTGCTGGGCACCGGCCCGGAGCTCAAGTGTACCATGACCCTGACCAAGGGCGACCAGGCATTTCCCAGCCAGCACATCGGCACCATGGCCAACCTGGAGGTCTACGGCTTTTACCGCGAGATACTCAGCCACCTGGAATCCATTCTCCAGGTCAAACCGGAACTGGTGGTCCACGACCTGCATCCGGACTACATGACCACCACCCTGGCAGGGGAAATCGCGACCGAGCGCAACGTTCCCCGCAGGGCGCTCCAGCACCATTACGCGCACATCCATGCGGTGCTGGCCGAAAACAGGCACCTCGGCCCGGCCATCGGCCTGGCCCTGGACGGCACGGGCTATGGCGAGGACGGCACCATCTGGGGCGGAGAATGCCTCTGGGTGGACAACGAGACGCTGGAACACCAGCGGCTGGCCCGTTTTGCCCACATCCGGCTGCCCGGGGGCGAGACCGCGGTGAGGGAGCCGTGGCGGCTGGCCCAGGCCGCGCTCTGGGAACTGGGCGTCCGCGAGCCGGGAACCTACCCCTGGCCCTGGCTGGAAAATTTCGAAACGCCCTCCCGCCTGCTGCCCCAGCTTCTGGAAAAAAACATCAACGCCCCGCTGACCAGCAGCTGCGGCCGCCTGTTCGACGCGGTGGCCGGGCTCCTGGGGCTGGCCGAGACCATTTCCTACGAAGGCCAGGCCGCCATCCTGCTGGAGAAGATACAGGACATGAGCGAACACGGGGCCTATCCCTGCCCGCTGACCACCGACGACGAACCCGCCGTGCTGGACACCCTGCAGCTGGTGGCCGGGGCGCTGGAGGATCTGGAGCGGGGCGTGGACAAGGGTGTCATCGCCCGCCGGTTCCATCTGGGGCTCATCAACGGGCTGGCTGAAATGGCGGCGGCCTTTTCCGAGGTACTGGGCACCGGGCACATCGCCCTGTCCGGCGGGGTCATGCAGAACCTGACCATCGCCTCGGAGCTGCCCATGGCCCTGGAGCTGTGCGGCCTGCAGGTGCTGCAGCACACGGTCGTGCCGCCCAACGACGCCTGCATCTCCCTGGGCCAGGCCGCGTGGGGGCAGCGGCTTTTGGCATTGGAAAAAGTTTAG
- a CDS encoding DUF362 domain-containing protein — translation MTTRVAIARILEYESTLLEPAVGVLLEEAGYRPVPGRSVLVKPNLVNATNAKVSCTNALVVRAVCACLLDGGERVTVADSPAFGPAPHVARAAGIAEAIAPLGLKVQGLRNPRPTKLPCGLEVGLSATALNADLIVNVPRLKAHIQMRLTGAVKNLFGCVVGFRKAFAHNQLGEKGTLFREMIMDIPGALPPTLTLMDAIRPMHETGPARGRPFPLGMLAASANPVALDTAAYVVLGAKPAMVPLWEEALKRGLPGARPEDLIYPLEKPAHFKAEGFVIPQKLDPVKFELLRLIRGRFKSLLRHLGKKA, via the coding sequence ATGACGACTCGAGTGGCCATAGCCCGCATCCTGGAATACGAATCCACCCTGCTGGAGCCGGCCGTGGGCGTGCTGCTGGAAGAGGCCGGGTACAGGCCCGTCCCGGGCCGCTCGGTGCTGGTCAAGCCCAACCTGGTCAACGCCACCAACGCGAAAGTCTCCTGCACCAACGCCCTGGTGGTGCGCGCCGTGTGCGCCTGCCTGCTGGACGGCGGCGAGCGGGTCACGGTGGCCGACTCACCCGCTTTCGGCCCGGCCCCGCACGTGGCCCGCGCCGCAGGCATTGCCGAGGCCATCGCGCCTTTGGGCCTCAAGGTCCAGGGGCTGCGCAATCCGCGCCCCACCAAACTGCCCTGCGGCCTGGAAGTGGGGCTTTCCGCAACTGCCCTGAACGCGGACCTGATCGTCAACGTGCCGCGCCTCAAGGCCCACATCCAGATGCGTCTCACCGGAGCGGTCAAAAACCTGTTCGGATGCGTGGTGGGTTTCCGCAAGGCCTTCGCCCACAACCAGCTCGGCGAAAAGGGCACCCTGTTCCGGGAAATGATCATGGACATCCCGGGGGCCCTGCCGCCCACCCTCACCCTCATGGACGCCATCCGGCCCATGCACGAGACCGGACCGGCCCGGGGACGTCCCTTTCCCCTGGGCATGCTGGCGGCATCCGCCAACCCCGTGGCCCTGGACACGGCCGCCTACGTTGTGCTCGGCGCAAAACCCGCCATGGTCCCCCTGTGGGAGGAGGCGCTCAAGCGCGGCCTGCCCGGCGCACGCCCCGAGGACCTTATCTACCCCCTGGAAAAACCCGCCCATTTCAAGGCCGAGGGATTCGTCATCCCCCAGAAACTGGACCCGGTGAAGTTCGAACTGCTGCGCCTGATACGGGGCCGCTTCAAGAGCCTGCTGCGCCATTTGGGCAAAAAGGCCTGA
- a CDS encoding ABC transporter ATP-binding protein: protein MTRPLILLSNASVTRSNRKLLRGLDWELERGEHWAVCGVNGAGKTTLLRLMRGEIAPDQDGERRYDFGEGAQETVLGLRHRIGIVSSDLQDFYVLHGGRATGREIVLAGFFDSTQLHEQPTVAQEVTADEVFKSLGIRGLAAMSAESMSTGQLRQVLIARALAWKPDVLLLDECLDGLDAAAREKMAALIDKAAEMTTLVVAAHHAEDLPACIGRALVLEDGAIVAQGGRGRALAHLTPEAEPAECPLPPSGHGEDVPFIFRISNADVVMDGTHVLYRISWEMLPGQNWAVLGENGAGKTTLLRMLLSEVAPYAEQGGIQWFGGVPFDTVRPTLGLVSQQLQASYGRELGWEVTVLETVLSGFRCTVGLLEEPEEQEVERARQVMAFMGVADLADESLRNLSYGQQRRVFLARAVAFGPRLLLLDEPLSGLDPRTREEVLPLLNRLAGRGTPTVIVTHHREQVFEAITHVLEMSRGRIIFQGTREQWRTRR from the coding sequence ATGACTCGCCCGCTTATCCTTCTTTCCAACGCCAGTGTGACCCGTTCCAACCGCAAGCTGTTGCGCGGTCTCGACTGGGAACTGGAGCGAGGGGAGCACTGGGCCGTGTGCGGCGTGAACGGGGCGGGCAAGACCACTTTGCTGCGCCTCATGCGTGGCGAGATCGCGCCGGACCAGGACGGCGAGCGCCGCTATGATTTCGGCGAGGGCGCGCAGGAAACCGTCCTCGGCCTGCGCCACCGCATCGGCATCGTTTCCTCGGATCTGCAGGATTTCTATGTGTTGCACGGGGGCAGGGCCACGGGCCGCGAGATCGTGCTGGCCGGTTTTTTTGATTCCACGCAGCTGCACGAGCAGCCCACCGTGGCCCAGGAAGTGACCGCCGACGAGGTGTTCAAGTCCCTGGGCATCCGGGGGCTGGCCGCCATGAGCGCGGAGAGCATGTCCACGGGTCAGTTGCGCCAGGTGCTCATTGCCCGCGCCCTGGCCTGGAAGCCGGACGTGCTGCTGCTGGACGAATGTCTGGACGGCCTGGACGCGGCGGCCCGGGAAAAGATGGCGGCGCTTATCGATAAGGCTGCGGAAATGACCACCCTGGTGGTGGCCGCGCACCATGCCGAGGACCTGCCCGCCTGCATTGGCCGGGCCCTGGTCCTGGAGGATGGAGCCATTGTGGCGCAGGGCGGCCGGGGCAGGGCCCTGGCCCACCTCACGCCGGAGGCAGAGCCCGCTGAATGCCCGTTGCCTCCTTCCGGGCACGGCGAGGACGTGCCGTTCATCTTCCGCATCAGCAACGCGGACGTGGTCATGGACGGGACCCATGTGCTGTACCGGATCAGCTGGGAGATGCTCCCGGGCCAGAACTGGGCCGTGCTCGGGGAAAACGGGGCGGGCAAGACCACGCTGCTGCGTATGCTGCTCAGCGAGGTGGCTCCCTATGCCGAGCAGGGCGGCATCCAGTGGTTCGGTGGGGTCCCCTTTGACACGGTGCGGCCGACCCTGGGGCTGGTTTCGCAGCAGTTGCAGGCCTCCTACGGCAGGGAGCTGGGCTGGGAGGTGACCGTGCTGGAAACCGTGCTTTCCGGGTTCCGGTGCACGGTGGGCCTGCTGGAGGAGCCCGAGGAGCAGGAGGTGGAGCGCGCCCGGCAGGTTATGGCCTTCATGGGCGTTGCCGATCTGGCGGACGAATCCCTGCGCAATCTTTCCTACGGGCAGCAGCGCCGGGTGTTCCTGGCCCGGGCCGTTGCCTTTGGCCCCCGGCTGCTTCTGCTGGACGAACCCCTTTCCGGCCTGGATCCCCGAACCCGCGAGGAGGTGCTGCCGCTCCTGAATCGGCTGGCGGGCCGGGGCACCCCCACGGTGATCGTCACCCACCATCGGGAGCAGGTCTTTGAGGCCATCACCCATGTACTGGAAATGAGCCGGGGGCGGATCATCTTCCAGGGGACCCGCGAACAATGGCGGACACGCCGGTAG
- a CDS encoding cold-shock protein: MRTEGEVTWFNERKGFGFIKGDDGLELFVHYTEITRDGFQTLDPGERVSYEVSDADRGPKAVEVRVVGEKTHGSFI; encoded by the coding sequence ATGCGCACCGAAGGCGAAGTGACCTGGTTCAACGAACGCAAGGGATTCGGGTTCATCAAGGGCGACGACGGCCTGGAGCTTTTCGTGCATTACACGGAGATCACCCGGGACGGGTTCCAGACCCTGGACCCGGGCGAGCGCGTTTCCTACGAGGTGAGCGACGCGGACCGGGGGCCCAAGGCCGTGGAGGTGCGTGTGGTGGGGGAGAAGACCCACGGTTCCTTCATATAG
- a CDS encoding VOC family protein encodes MQGSSDKHGTFSWNELITTDLESAKQFYGALLGWSFTETKTIYGNTYLVAHKGAAVVGGMMLRDGNVPEDVAPCWDPYVTVDDVELSAGKVEDLGGEVVLPPTDIPGIGRFCVIRDRQGVSLNLISYATRDKE; translated from the coding sequence ATGCAGGGATCTTCCGACAAGCATGGCACGTTCAGCTGGAACGAGTTGATAACCACCGACCTGGAATCGGCGAAGCAGTTCTACGGCGCCCTGCTGGGCTGGTCCTTCACGGAGACGAAAACCATCTATGGCAACACCTACCTGGTGGCCCACAAGGGGGCTGCCGTGGTGGGCGGCATGATGCTCAGGGACGGCAACGTCCCTGAGGATGTCGCCCCCTGCTGGGATCCATACGTCACGGTCGACGATGTCGAGCTTTCCGCAGGGAAGGTCGAGGACTTGGGCGGAGAAGTGGTTCTTCCGCCCACCGACATTCCCGGCATAGGACGTTTCTGCGTCATCAGGGACCGGCAGGGCGTCAGCCTGAACCTCATTTCCTACGCAACCAGGGACAAAGAATAG
- a CDS encoding glycosyltransferase, translating into MTGIPNLPFAGSDLFPPLKRHLPAWALGSESVSHQMGMLQGLDILAAEYPQCAAAGQALAHWAWSNDPLSVNLLERQLSRQGERPYLTPQCFHLAMALAKRLTPLQDQEMELTWQALTEERDIKLIRRFLLVKLRDPATCLSWLARVWRELLLLGTPDLPMAALEAVPWPEELLPLRARLEAEWAVHYHSPEEALLKILKLDTALWGAWKLYFSGEMLLRAGQKREGLETLVLLWQAMPWHVNLTLKLHDLIQPPETGTEEETAAVAVLAYSWNKGDLLAQTLESLEQSAIGQAKIFTLDNGSTDSTPEVLKRFGERFGPDRFTSVTLPVNVGAPPARNWLLSLPEVQACKWAAFLDDDIILPEDWLPRLLGAARAQPNAGAIGCRITAAVPPYGLQSGDYNVFPQLPLPPADNELPNRVLAFDNCSGGLDTGLFSYSRPCLSVSGCCHMVSLESIRKTGPFDVRFNPSQFDDIDRDLRSCLEGMPAFYCGGLAIRHVQHSSLAKAQTVRQMGQVMGNKLKLDTKYSDEDLQRIIDWNNQRLWADFEHRRRLVLDRFPPGI; encoded by the coding sequence ATGACCGGCATTCCCAACCTGCCCTTTGCCGGGAGCGACCTGTTCCCGCCCCTCAAGCGTCACCTGCCTGCCTGGGCCCTGGGCTCGGAATCCGTGAGCCACCAGATGGGCATGTTGCAGGGGCTGGACATACTCGCGGCGGAATATCCGCAGTGCGCGGCTGCGGGACAGGCCCTGGCCCACTGGGCCTGGTCCAACGACCCGCTCAGTGTGAACCTGCTGGAACGCCAGCTTTCCCGGCAGGGCGAGCGGCCCTACCTCACCCCCCAGTGCTTCCACCTGGCAATGGCCCTGGCCAAGCGGCTCACGCCGCTCCAGGACCAGGAAATGGAGCTGACCTGGCAGGCCCTCACCGAGGAGCGCGACATCAAGCTCATCCGCCGCTTCCTGCTGGTCAAGCTGCGCGACCCGGCCACCTGCCTGAGCTGGCTGGCCCGGGTCTGGCGCGAACTGCTGCTCCTGGGAACCCCGGACCTGCCCATGGCCGCGCTGGAAGCCGTGCCCTGGCCCGAGGAGCTGCTGCCCCTGCGCGCCCGCCTGGAAGCGGAATGGGCGGTCCACTATCACAGCCCGGAAGAGGCGCTGCTCAAGATCCTGAAGCTCGACACCGCGCTCTGGGGGGCCTGGAAGCTGTATTTCAGCGGCGAGATGCTGCTCCGGGCCGGGCAGAAGCGCGAGGGCCTGGAAACCCTTGTCCTGCTCTGGCAGGCCATGCCCTGGCACGTGAACCTGACCCTCAAACTCCACGACCTGATCCAGCCCCCGGAAACGGGCACCGAGGAGGAGACCGCAGCCGTGGCCGTGCTGGCCTATTCCTGGAACAAGGGAGACCTGCTGGCCCAGACCCTGGAGAGCCTGGAGCAAAGCGCCATCGGCCAGGCAAAGATTTTCACCCTGGACAACGGTTCCACGGACAGCACCCCCGAGGTGCTCAAACGATTCGGTGAGCGATTCGGGCCGGACCGGTTCACCTCCGTGACCCTGCCCGTCAACGTGGGCGCTCCGCCCGCGCGCAACTGGCTGCTCAGCCTGCCCGAGGTCCAGGCCTGCAAATGGGCCGCGTTCCTGGACGACGACATCATCCTGCCCGAGGACTGGCTGCCACGCCTGCTGGGCGCGGCCAGGGCGCAGCCCAATGCCGGGGCCATCGGCTGCCGCATCACTGCGGCCGTGCCGCCCTACGGCCTGCAGTCCGGGGACTACAACGTCTTTCCGCAACTGCCCCTGCCCCCCGCGGACAACGAACTGCCCAACCGGGTGCTGGCCTTCGACAACTGCTCGGGCGGCCTGGACACGGGCCTGTTCTCCTATTCCCGGCCCTGTCTGTCCGTGAGCGGCTGCTGCCATATGGTCAGCCTGGAATCCATCCGCAAGACCGGTCCGTTCGACGTGCGTTTCAACCCGTCGCAGTTCGACGACATCGACCGCGACCTGCGCTCCTGCCTGGAGGGCATGCCCGCCTTCTACTGCGGCGGCCTGGCCATCCGGCACGTGCAGCATTCCAGCCTGGCCAAGGCCCAGACCGTGCGCCAGATGGGCCAGGTCATGGGCAACAAGCTCAAGCTGGACACCAAGTATTCGGACGAGGACCTGCAACGCATCATCGACTGGAACAACCAGCGGCTCTGGGCCGACTTCGAGCACCGCCGACGCCTGGTGCTGGACAGGTTTCCCCCGGGGATCTGA
- the lpxB gene encoding lipid-A-disaccharide synthase — protein MNAKNNSGPVWISAGEASGDMHGALLVKALKRQNASLELVGMGGPAMEDAGVGIQYPMQLISLVGLTEVLGGLPRILKLLRALRKDFERIRPRAIILLDCPDFHFRVVRIARKLGIPVYYYISPQIWAWRSGRANFLRDNVRKVLCILPFEKEFYARFGMDVDYVGNPLVDQVPTAELDTRAVDEKHIGILPGSRGKEVATLLPEFAETARRLLERDKDLHFTIIRAPGMGKERLMDIWPVDVPVAFAEPEDRYTVIRSCKFVLAASGTVSLECALIGTPALIAYKLSSLSYRIARWVVKVDFASLPNLILGKEVFPEHLQDMASADALTRSAHIWLENLEIFNRVKEELERLRTMLGEPGAPDRAAKIILDDLETLHP, from the coding sequence ATGAACGCAAAAAACAACTCCGGTCCGGTCTGGATCAGCGCGGGCGAGGCCTCGGGCGACATGCACGGTGCCCTGCTGGTCAAGGCCCTGAAAAGGCAGAACGCGTCCCTGGAGCTGGTGGGCATGGGCGGCCCGGCCATGGAAGACGCCGGGGTGGGCATACAATACCCCATGCAGCTCATCTCCCTGGTGGGGCTCACCGAGGTTCTGGGCGGCCTGCCCCGGATCCTGAAGCTGCTGCGCGCCCTGCGCAAGGACTTCGAGCGTATCCGCCCCCGGGCCATCATCCTGCTGGACTGCCCGGACTTCCACTTCCGCGTGGTGCGCATCGCCCGGAAGCTGGGCATCCCGGTGTACTACTACATCAGCCCGCAGATCTGGGCCTGGCGTTCTGGCAGGGCAAATTTCCTGCGTGACAACGTACGCAAGGTGCTGTGCATCCTGCCCTTTGAAAAGGAATTCTACGCCCGCTTCGGCATGGACGTGGACTACGTGGGCAACCCGCTGGTGGACCAGGTGCCCACTGCCGAACTGGACACGCGGGCCGTGGACGAAAAGCACATCGGTATCCTGCCCGGATCGCGCGGCAAGGAAGTGGCCACCCTGCTCCCCGAGTTCGCGGAGACCGCCCGCAGGCTGTTGGAGCGCGACAAGGACCTGCATTTCACCATCATCCGCGCGCCGGGCATGGGCAAGGAACGGCTCATGGACATCTGGCCCGTGGACGTGCCCGTGGCCTTTGCCGAACCCGAGGACCGCTACACGGTCATCCGCTCCTGCAAATTCGTGCTGGCCGCGTCCGGAACGGTTTCCCTGGAATGCGCGCTCATCGGCACCCCGGCGCTCATCGCCTACAAGCTTTCGAGCCTGAGCTACCGCATCGCCCGCTGGGTGGTGAAGGTGGATTTCGCCAGCCTGCCCAACCTGATCCTGGGCAAGGAAGTCTTTCCCGAACATCTGCAGGACATGGCCTCGGCCGACGCCCTGACCCGCTCGGCCCACATCTGGCTGGAAAACCTGGAAATCTTCAATCGCGTCAAGGAAGAGCTCGAACGGCTGCGCACCATGCTGGGCGAGCCCGGCGCGCCCGACCGGGCCGCGAAAATCATACTCGACGACCTGGAGACGCTGCACCCATGA
- a CDS encoding Gfo/Idh/MocA family protein: MLKVAVIGLGWMGRIHLRNYTEMDVEVVGVVDVNQEALDQAAEQFGVPTFTDLDELLKHDLDAASVCVPTSMHHEVGMKIIEKGASLIIEKPLALDVKQGRELVEAAKAKGVSLMVGHVERYNPAVQRVKELVAEDQGMISITIERVGPYPPRIQDVGVIKDLGSHDLDLIRYITGSDFKSVYAVKSTSLGKHEDTALITAEMENGVLANISTNWVTPYKSRKISVACESKYIAANLVTQEVKEYSAFSTYDAAYSVREWPLMFREPVKAELTDFLSALREGKPMPISGEDGLKVLETFERIFDCAC, encoded by the coding sequence ATGCTGAAAGTTGCTGTTATCGGTCTCGGCTGGATGGGACGCATCCACCTGCGAAATTATACGGAAATGGACGTGGAAGTCGTCGGCGTGGTCGACGTGAACCAGGAAGCCCTGGACCAGGCCGCCGAGCAGTTCGGCGTGCCCACGTTCACGGACCTGGACGAGCTGCTCAAGCACGATCTCGACGCGGCCAGCGTCTGCGTGCCCACCAGCATGCACCACGAAGTGGGCATGAAGATCATCGAAAAGGGAGCATCCCTGATCATCGAGAAGCCCCTGGCCCTTGATGTGAAGCAGGGCCGCGAGCTGGTCGAGGCCGCCAAGGCCAAGGGCGTGTCCCTCATGGTCGGCCATGTGGAGCGCTACAACCCGGCCGTGCAGCGGGTCAAGGAACTGGTGGCCGAGGACCAAGGCATGATTTCCATCACCATCGAGCGCGTGGGCCCGTATCCGCCGCGCATCCAGGACGTGGGCGTGATCAAGGACCTGGGCTCCCATGACCTGGATCTGATCCGCTACATCACCGGTTCCGATTTCAAGAGCGTCTACGCGGTCAAGTCCACCTCCCTGGGCAAGCACGAGGACACCGCCCTGATCACTGCGGAAATGGAAAACGGAGTGCTGGCCAACATTTCCACCAACTGGGTGACCCCGTACAAGTCCCGGAAGATCAGCGTGGCCTGCGAATCCAAGTATATCGCCGCCAACCTGGTGACCCAGGAGGTCAAGGAATACAGCGCGTTCTCCACCTACGACGCCGCCTATTCCGTGCGCGAGTGGCCGCTTATGTTCCGCGAGCCGGTCAAGGCCGAGCTCACGGACTTCCTCTCCGCCCTGCGCGAAGGCAAGCCCATGCCCATTTCCGGCGAGGACGGCCTCAAGGTTCTGGAAACCTTCGAGCGCATTTTCGACTGCGCCTGCTGA
- a CDS encoding HAD family hydrolase gives MKTLISSPIKLVLFDMDGVVMNSRPGVEYAWRTGAAEYGQHISDEEMVAHVHGQPGRLTMKALFGHMPEEESAKMFERIIELEDQYDYQPMAGIKDFLAGLHSRGVNVGLVTSAWPARINRNFSRHDLHQYFRHIVSVEDVTNGKPHPEPFLTGMARFDMSRDFTAAFEDSVSGMKAAVGSGASCIGIGPDGKSLLQNGALHACPDFTVLGFEGDTVVDTATGRSLLTLAR, from the coding sequence ATGAAAACACTCATATCCTCCCCCATCAAGCTCGTGCTCTTTGACATGGACGGCGTGGTCATGAACTCCCGTCCCGGCGTGGAGTACGCCTGGCGCACCGGCGCCGCCGAATACGGCCAGCACATCTCCGACGAGGAGATGGTGGCCCACGTGCACGGCCAGCCCGGCCGCCTGACCATGAAGGCCCTTTTCGGCCACATGCCCGAAGAGGAATCTGCCAAGATGTTCGAGCGCATCATCGAGCTCGAGGACCAGTACGACTACCAGCCCATGGCGGGCATCAAGGATTTCCTGGCCGGGCTCCACAGCCGGGGCGTCAACGTGGGCCTGGTCACCAGCGCCTGGCCGGCGCGGATCAACCGCAACTTCTCCCGCCACGACCTGCACCAATACTTCCGGCACATCGTCAGCGTGGAAGACGTGACCAACGGCAAGCCCCACCCCGAGCCCTTCCTCACGGGAATGGCCCGGTTCGACATGTCCAGGGACTTTACGGCCGCGTTCGAGGACTCGGTAAGCGGCATGAAGGCCGCCGTGGGCTCGGGCGCTTCCTGCATCGGCATCGGCCCGGACGGGAAGTCGCTCCTGCAAAACGGTGCCCTGCACGCTTGCCCGGACTTCACGGTCCTGGGATTCGAGGGCGATACCGTGGTGGATACCGCCACGGGACGGTCCCTGCTGACCCTGGCGCGCTAA